The DNA segment tttcatgGTGTCTGATGTTGCAAAAATCGCATAATTAGTGCCTTGTACTTTAAACTTCAGAACAATGTTAAGTTCTTCGTGTGTTCTATTTAGAACCATGAACAGCGTCCGAAAGGAGACTACATGTTTTAACAATGGAGATTTACATCCCAGCGGAATTCTTTTTGTCACACAGTCCGCCCGTGCCGTGATAACTCATTCAcgattagaccttttttttttttttagaaaaggcgGAACATTTGATATAATTCTTTTCTTTGCCGGTACCTCTAGCGGCGAAACGgcaacaaatgaatcatttaTAACAATTCCATTCTCAACAATTTTATTTACCAGATCAGTTTGACTCAAAAAAAGGCACAACTGAACCATTCATTCTTGAAGCAGACTTTATGTTTTCATAGTTTGACTCAAAAAAAGCCACAACTGAACCATTCATTCTTGAAGCAGACTACTTTTCTACTTTGCCAATCGCCAAAACACACTAAAGAAACAAAGCTTTCTGTAATTACTTTAACTCCATTCTTTCGAGTCAGTCTTTCAAAGGGGAAAAAACCATGAACCAGCCATGATGGCcgcaaaaaaaaacttttaaatgtatctaaattactttaaacaaacacatattcacatagacaaacaaacacataaaaaaacgAGAGAGAAACACCTACCTACCCACTCTGCCTCACTCACTGTACTCCCCCACCATGCACCACACTAGACAGAACAGGTAGGTAGGCAGACAGATAAATAGAATATAATTTCAGAAATACATAACTTCCTAATCTGCTGATCCAGTGATTGAGTTATGGCACATGCAAAAACTGagacaatgcaaatgagaaaATTGACATTATGCTATCATCAGAATGTATGACCACCATTTAacatttctgtaaaacaaaagacagtttAACCTTTCATAAATCATTCAACAAATATTTCTGTCTCGTTTGTTTCAATGACATGCGCCGGTGGTACAAAACATAGCTAATTTTGTTAAGATTCATAACTGAACGGGAGGACAATGAATTGTCCTGGCAGGGCGGTGGGTGGGACTGTTTCCTCGCATGTCCCGTGGTCTAATTGTAGTCAAAGGCAAGTGGTACTGTttctgcatgtgttttttttttttttttaatcacagtcGAGATCACAGGGTCTCAGTTTACTCAAGGCGAGACGAATGGCTACGGCCACTGCACGGTTGAGTTTTTAAACACGTTGTTAATATTGTTAATTGGAAAAATCCATCTAAATTAACACAGAATACAAATATGTAGACATTGCTATAGCCAGCTCCAGATGCTGTATATCATTTACAACCTTGGTAAAATAGGCTGATCGTGCCCTTTTTGCTTACTTATATCTAACAGGTTGTTATAATTACTGATGAAGTAATTACTGACGAAGACAACGAAGAACACGAGATGCACAATTGTACATAAAAGAATCACCAGGACAATCACCATGCGTGCCCACATAAACACAGACCCTCCTAATCTTACCTAAAGTTACCAGTGGGACCAGACCTATATATTAGCTCAACCTATACGGTCTTAATTACTATAGTATTACGTGTTTATTATTCGTTTGtataacaatataataataataataataataataataataataataataatattattattattattattattattattattattattattattattattattattattattattattgttgttgttattattattattattattattattattattattattattattattattattattattaatcgcATGCATGGAAGCTGTCCATAATTCATTCAGGCTTCAGACAGCAAAAGCATGTTTTTAAAAGgtggtttcagtttttttttttaaggcactcattttgtggtttaaaaatacaGGTGCAGTAACTCCTCATTTCTTTGAATAAAGCACTATTCTATATGTAAGATACCATTTGTCAGTTGCGTCATAGCGCTTATTGATTTTATTCGTTATCAGGAAACAGCATTTATCAGTTCATgagatttatgtatttaattatgcagttgtttatttgtttatttatttatgtattaacaTTATTCAAGATTACGTCGCAGTTATTCCTTAAGTTTCAAAATGTAAACTATAGTTATTGTGGAGTTAGAATGTTCTCTTCAGCCACATTGTTTGCCCTTCATTTCAGAACTGTTCTTTTGTTTACAGATTAATATTAGAAAACAAGCGGCAGGGCCTGTGCTTATTAAAAAGCGAAAAATAGACATTCCAAAAATGAACCAAAAAAAtcttaaactaaataaaatcacaatGCCCCGGTTTTTATATAAACACATGCAGACACAAAAACAGATTAATGTAAGCATCTTGCCGCCCATTTTCACGTGTTTCAACACGGATATTCCTGAACAAGCTTTGAatagtatttacatttttaaaaaacttaaCATTATTATTCTCCACCAAATATTTGGAGTTGTTTAGTAAAAATAGGAAATCGGTGAATGGTTTGTATATTCATACTGATTCCAGGCAGTCGATACACATTGTAAGATGACGCTTTGCGTGGTTGCTCCAGTTAACTTTATAAGGAGCCTCGGTTGGCAGCAGTCTGATTTTTGGGGCTTGGTTCGTGTAGAAACTCCTTCCCTTTTCTTCCTGTTTGTCAGTCAAAGAGCCTCTCTTAGTCGCCAGCCAATGGAGTTCCAGGGCCTAAACCCGCAGGCTCTGTCTCACCAAGGCCTTTTGGCAGTATGATTGATGTTTTAGTTTCTGCAGCAGGCAGAATcctaaagcaaaaacaaaacaaaaaaccacgACTCCAGCTCTACCTTACTCACTTCCACCATCCGCACGGCTTTGCCAGCAACTGAAGCGAGACTAAGCAACATTTGTACCTCCGATCTGATAACGCGATCAGACTGGGGGACCTCTATTTTTTTCATGCGAAGGGTTAATCAAACCATGGATCATATAGGGGCCCATCACATCCACCAGTCGCATGCAGAACCCATCAGTTTTGGAATCGATCAAATTCTGAACAGTTCGGATCAAGGGAGTTGCATGATCTCCAACTCTGGGCTGCAAGATTCGGACTATGGATTGGGATGCGTTGTGAGCAGTGCCTACAATACGATGACTGGCAACTACAACACCAACAATACTGTGGGATACAACAACAGCGCCTGTAGCATGGCATCGCTGACTGGGGTTTACAATGTCAACATGGGCATGAACATGAACGGGAATAACCTGAATTCGGCAGGCGTGATCCGCGTGCCAGCGCACAGACCCTTAGGTAGTATTCACCAGACTATGTCCACCGGTTTGCCAACCGTGCCAAGTATGGGCAGCGTGAACGGGATGAATAATCTTACGGGACTGACTTTTCCTTGGATGGAAAGTAATAGAAGATACACGAAAGACAGATTTACAGGTAAGCGTCTAGAATAACATACTGCACTCTTGCAGTAGCGCACGCTTCGTCTTTTCTAACTTTGCAGCTAAAAATGTGTCTAATAAGACCGGTTTCATTCCAGACAGTAAAACCGAACGTTTTGTTTACACTCACAAAACAAGTGTTGGTTAGTTACTAAATTCTACACCAAACTGCCCTTTTAAGGAGATCAAAATGCAGCGCGTTTAGAAAGTGTATGGTTAATCCAAATGAAAATAAAGCTCTCCTGTATTACCTATACGAATAGAGCTCGTGGCATTCTCCAATCAGTAATTCATTCTAAACAAAAGCTAAATATTACGTAAGAAACATTACATTACGATTGCTTTACGTGACTCAAGCCCTATTCATGATGTTATCAGGTTACACGGTGCTATGTTTGTAACTAATAACTGCAATTTTATGGATTAGATAATGTTGGAAAATTAGAAAATAAAGCCGAGGTGCGAtgatagttttaaaatgtatgtcgACAACAAGATATTGCTTTGGTATTCTGATAGATTCAGAAACAGGTAATTCCTCTaaacatgctattattattattattattattattattattattattattattattattattattattataaaaatgccATTGCTAAATATactaaatgttaattaaaaactatgctaaataataatacaaaaaatgcaatACCGTGCTCAATATCTCAATAGAATGCAGCCAACAATAGAATGTCTTAAAATGTCCATGCAGTGTGTGAATACATTTCTTCACTTTGAAGTAAAATTGTTAGGGAATATATAAGTGTGCAAAAGCGTATTCAAAGAAAATGTGTTCTGTtgtataaaaaaaggtaaaaggCTTTATAAAGAGAATAAAATAACTGGTCAAAACTCATGTCAATGAAACCACACGTTAGCAACAGCTCCGATTAAACAGTTACACTGCTAAGGGCCGGGTGAGGCCTTTTTTAGAACAGGGAAACTCAGCTTATAACTTTGTAATCAGTCACACTGCTCTGGAAAAGATAATTATGAGTATTGGATATGCATCAttcaaataaaacaccatttaaaaCTGTAATAATGACGTGCACACCCAAAGCAATAAATTAGCTGGAcggtataataataaatatcatatAAGGATCATGATATAAAgctatatgtatttattcatttatttacccTATAACCACTTTATTAATGAAATGCACGTTTTAAAcagattgtgaaacaagttcaacATTAAACTTTTGCAGCGTTAACGCTTTTCACTTGCAAACTTAATCTTTTCCTAgtattttttgctttttcataAAACACACGTTTCCTGGATGGCAGAACTTTTGCTTCTGTGGTTATAGTAACTTCTGGTGCACGATATTGGTCATGGAAAAGGAGAGGGTGGGGTATTGACTATttctaaaagaaatatataaatatgatatATCTCTGATGTTTGCATTAAACGTGTACAATATcaatctgattacattttataTTCAACTGAATGAATAGCCTCATTTGGACAATATAGTTTATTTATGACTACATAGATTTTATGTCAAGTGAAGTATTTTTGCTGATCGATGCCTAGACAGGACATACTAAAAACAATTGGGTAACTACATATTGTATACATAGttatttaaaagacaaatattTTCCAGGAAGTGTGAGTTTTGGGAACACAGTACGACATCTGACTGGAATCGTGCCCCCGAAAGTTTGAACCCTGCAAGCACTCTGTCTCTTTATTCCTGCCTCTCCACTGGCGAAGCTTTTTTAATACCTTGCTCATTTTTGCCGCTTGCTTTTGCCCTGTCTGTCTCCCAATCTAGTGGCCCTCTCACCCTTCACTGTAACACGTCGTATAGGTCACCCATACCAGAATCGGACCCCACCAAAGAAGAAAAAGCCAAGAACTTCCTTCACCAGGCTCCAGATCTGTGAGTTGGAGAAGAGGTTTCATCGGCAAAAGTACTTGGCTTCAGCGGAACGGGCAGCCCTGGCAAAGGCACTCAAAATGACAGATGCCCAGGTCAAAACATGGTTCCAGAACAGAAGGACAAAATGGAGGTAAGATACGAAGTACGAAATACATAACATTTGTTCTGGTATTTTGAAGTCTTGCAAATTAAACTACTAGTATGTGTCAAATCGATCACATTAGCCAATGTAACTGGATGGCCTTACCCTTATATTTCCATATCGTGTGATTTTAAAGACTATTTACAGTACACTGTTTACAGATGTTCAGATTTAAATAGCTGTGTTTGACTACTCCTGTTTATTATCAAATGAAGGGTCTAAGTTgaatatttgtctgttttttatgtatacaatgtacaactatatatatatatatatatatatatatatatatatatatatatatatatatatatatatatatatatatatatatatatatatatatatatataatgtgagtGAACTATGTGTTAGTTTCATTACATTATTGTGGAAATTGCTATTGGACTTGTATACGTTTAAATGGTATACACTTTAATAACATACACGTGTTTTGCGCTGTGTGAATCTATAGTTATAAACACTACAGCACATGTTGCATTTAACTTTTCCATAATCGAATACATTTCAGTGCTGATTTAAACATTCTTTGTATACAGAGATTCATAAAGTAGGCTGTATGACATGTTTTTGTTGAAAATACAATCGATTTGGTCTTTTTTTTAAGTGTCATATCACATTGTGCAAATGAAATGTGTAAACGTTCTGACATCGCATCTGTTGTTTTGCATGACTGTTATAATTTCAGGCAACAAAGTAATCCTTGCTGTGCAATGATGCATTATACAAACCCACCCCCAAGCCTTCATTATGAAGGGCAGAATATCGTTGGAGACCACAAACCAGTGAGTCTCACTCCAAATGTTTCAaagatgtatttctttatttctttatttgccaTATACATCTTGAATCAGGACCAATATAGTCCAACCGTGTAATATTGTAGTATATCGATATTAATGTGTACAATTAAACATTATTATAGACCCGCCAACCAAGCATGATTCAAAATTGAGTAGACCTTTTGTGAAGAAATGTATTGTATAATGAATTACAAACTTTTGGACTATCTCGATTGTGAGTTTTAATCaatttgaaatgtgtaaattgCGCGATCAAACAGTAGCTATAGATACTATTTCTGTAGAATTATATGTATCTAAttacatgtattcataatgtCTTTTTTTAGTAGTTAGGCCTTCATACAGTGTATATTTTATATTCTAGAAAAACAGCCAAAGAATATTTATTGATATCTCCAATAAAGAGAACTAAAGGGAATTTCAAAATAtatacactgtaaaaacaaaataccgCATTTTTACGGTAAATTTACCCTGATGTTGACTTAATAAAACTCTATTTGTAGATTAATTCTGGTGTATATTTCCGTATTATTAAAGGtacatcattttttacatttaccgaaatcaaaaaaactgaaaaacgtGTATTAAGGTAACTTTACCCAAAGTGTACAACAATCCCAGACTATTTTTCAAACCTAACAAAGAATGTTGCAGCATGAATATATTTTTCGGAACATGTTTCTCGATCGACATGGACCAAAATAGTTTAAATGAATTCCAGCTTTTACTTCAGTGCGAATAgacatatataaatgtaatatacaCACGTCATCCTGCCTTCAACATGCATGGGGTACCTGCTTTTTCTTTGCACTAATACAATGTATGCACACGCATGACATTCATTGTCTGATGCTGGTTACAATtacagggtttaaaaaaatagaaacacatgtcattaaaagaagaagaagaagaagaagaagaagaagaagaagaagaagaagaagaagaagaagaagaagaagaagaagaagaagaagaagaaatgcaGCCTTGTGAACGTGCAAGTCTACCATATTTTATTCtgcaaactaaataaataaataaacagtatgtGAGGGTTACACTCATCCGCATTTTTCTGTAATTGTACCGAATGCTTCAACTTTGTATTTATGTTGGGGAGAGGCACGGAGATTCAAAAAGTTGAGTTGCAAGTGGCAAAGTAAAATTGCTGGTGGTGCTCTGTGCACGGGAGGCAATATTTCACAAAACATTTGTCTATGTGTTTATCAGCATTAGATCATAGTGTTTAAATGCGATGATACTCGAAATAATTTCAACTACAATCATCGAGGCCGCGTAAACAAATGCAAGTACATTctggtttgtttctttttttttaacgacATTGTGATACTGTACTGTTAAAGGGCCACTGGGCCGCTTCGAAATTTAATTTACCAAGTAAATTAATCAGGCAACCGATCTACAAAATCGCATTAAGAGACCAATAATGAGATTAGTGCTCTGTAATTATCGGGTTGTGAAGCcatttctgtgtgtctgttaagCTCCAAGACAGATGCTGTTGACAATAATATGTCGCAGATTGATGTTTTAGAGTCCATCGGCTTACCTAACATTCTAAACTAACTTTAACCCTATAATTATAGGTAACTAAAACAAGTGAGACCATGCGTTTTACTACATCGGCGCAAAGAATTGCGTGTCATCCGCTTAATCATATAAAATAAGCACTTTATCTTTCCCAAAcgtaaagtaaaagaaaaaaacatattgtaatgtgtgtgtctcagccgAACATGTAGATAACAGTACATCAAATGAGCCTGAATTCAGATTAGTTTCAAGAATACTGATGATAACTGCTTTACACCTATTAGTTACATAAAGTGAACAAAGTTTATAATGACAAAATACAGATACGGTGCATATACGCAGAGTTATGGCAGGACTTTGGAGTGGATGGGAGACAGCATTTTAATGTCAATGAATTCAATTGGTCATGCAGAACTGTTGTTGTTAACAACAGGATTCGTTGGGGCagatttactccagtctttaatttgGTCGTATGTGTTAAATGCTTTAGAGACTTGAGATATTACTTAGTTATTTcagctagttttgtaacattaattaaGGGAAACGGAAGCTTGAAAATCTGGCCCTTTTTTCTATGAAAACTATGTTGAATATGTTGTCCATTGTTATGGTGTCAGGTGTCTCATTACACCGGTTGCCTTTTCAAACTAATCAGTTTGGCAATATAGGGAATGCACTTTTCATTATATTTGATTTTGGGTTATTTTTGTAGGCGACAGACTGCAGAGGAGAGGGAAGCTGAGAGACAGCAGGCCAACAGGATACTAATGCAACTACAGCAAGAAGCGTTCCAGAAAACATTGAGCCAGCCTGTGCAAGCGGATCCCATTTGCCTTCACAACACTTCCCTGTTCGCGCTCCAGAACCTGCAACCCTGGTCAGACGACACGGGTAAAATTACCAGCGTCACGTCAGTAGCGTCCGCATGCGAATAGAAAGGACAAAGAATGGAGTCTTTATTATGCGAGCAACAGAGACAATTTGCGAGCAGCACTCCTAGATGAAGAGAAGAAACAAcatgcattttacaatatatatatatatataaaaagaagtcTCATAAGTTATATTAATGAAAAGAAATGTGGGCACAAAGTCAATTTAAACAACACAAAGCATACAAATGGCAGACATAGTCAATTTAATGATAAATGCTTTTTTATATGTAAAACACACAATAATTTTCCACGAAAAATGTAGGCCGACCGTAGTTttcatatttaactttttttagtgtgttttattttgtaaaatgccCTTGCATTGGACAAGATAAGAAACATTTCGGCTCTTCACAGCTATTTTTTTGCGAAGATTTTTGGAACGACGCTGTTTTTTATGGTTATTATTCTTGTTTTCATTACATGGTACATTATCACACGTCGATGAAATACAGTGATACACACGTTATAAAGATGAACATGTATTTTCTAGTTTACTATACGACTTGAAAATAATACCGGAGGTAGGCTATAACATGTGCAGTATTTTTTGTACAAATCCAACTGATGAAGGGAGCTGTGATATAGTCACGTTGAAAACCGCAAACTGATGGATGTATTGATCAAACCTTCAGGTTTAATACGCTGGCTGTCTTTGAGACACTTGACTTTTTATTCAGGGTAATGTCATTTCGTTCTATTGACTTTTGTTTCGTTTTGATTTCCAAGTAATGTTTCTACTTTATTTTTCAAGATAAACCGTGTTAGGATTGAAGAAAATGTCCCATTCTTGCAGTACCCCAATAGTCTTTATGATTTCCCACAGACCTCGTGAATATTGTTTTCTTGTTGTGTATCCATATTCATTTCTCATGAACAGAACCACGGAAGCACGCTACAATGTTACCCACAGAGATTTTTACAGTTTGTTATTCAATTGTACTCATGTCTTATTCATAACTTCTTTATAAACTCCCTTCATTAGAAATGCACTTACATTTATGTATATTAAGTTCTTGTGTacatttttgtgtaaaaaaataaataaacatgacaTTTATTAAATTCAATATGTGTAAAGGCCGCTGTTTTAAAAGATCTGCATTAAGTTGCAGGCGATTCAGTCTCATGAATACGTATTACTTTTGAATCAACCTGAATATTCGTGTCATTTtaagtaatataaaaataataataattgtgacatTGGTATGAAATTAAAGCTATCATTAAGCATTTTACAATACAGcttcatatatatacatatatacaaacacatatatacatatatacaaatagtGACCTAGTAAATGCAGTGGAATTACAATTTGCCAAAATGATAATAGTTGCATGTGGTACAATTAGATCagtttacattaaaatataaatccagcatccacatctctctctctctctctctctctctctctctctctctctctctctctcacacacacaatcaaatATCATTAAGTACACCTATAGTACCATACACTCGACTCCGCAAGACTACTTTAGTATTTTTATTGGAAGCattacacagtacagtatttgcaGTTTATTAAATACCCACAGTAGCTTATACAGCATTCCTTATCAATAGAATactgaaaaaaacataaaacgGCAGTCGCACTGGGAGAAGGGCTTTCAGTGGGTGCTTAAGCCCTTCGTAAACAGCGCGCAAAATCAAGTGAGAATAGGGCCCTTATTCTGTTGATAGTttgattgatttgtttaattgatatGGTTCCATATACGACGTAGACGTATCTGGTTCAGCTGCAGAGCCTTCCTTATCTGaatataattgttacaaaaacaGAGCCCATTTGATCAATTGTACAGTTACTGGAATGCATAATAGTTTATAACAGCAGAGGCCTACGGATTTTCATAATGCTTCACTGTTTAATACGGTTTACAGGAGTGCGCAATTAAGCGCATGCAGTAGGTCTATTTGTTTCTGATAGCTGTCGCTACATTTACAGGCCTACTGACAAAAGCTTAGTTTGATAGCTTGGCAGTGTCAACAAAATCAAACTGATACACAAAAGCTCAATTAATCgatttaatgacattttcaaaTAGAGACAAACATGCAAAATTATACACGAGCTTGGCCTGGCTTGTTTGACAATAACTCATATTACAAATCAGTAAAGCATGTCGCCACATGAGCACAATATTGAAATACCTGAGATGACATTGCACTTACAAATCACTATGTTGCAAATCAGCTAAACATGCAACTGGCAAATGGTATTTTTCTTATTCTACTTGAATGTGGTCAGCTTCTAAATGTGCGTATTACTACCCTATATAGGCTATCCACACTGCCATGCTTCAGGTGCATAAGACCTATGAAATAGCTGCTGTATTTAGGCAACACAGCACTCCAATGCCTCGGTAGGCCATCGTGGCGCACCCAGTCTATTCACCCAGTCTATTTACTTCTCAACCGGGTTCTTAATTGTTTTTCTTCACTGACTGGAATACATACCTGCAATCAAAGGCACAGGTCCTAGGTTGTCAGTACCCCGTCTCGTTTATTACACTGACAGAGTGAGTTCATTAAGGAGAACGCTAGGGTTGATCTCTGATTAAGACCACAGCTTGGTTTACATTCAACACAAATGCTGTTTTATGCCCTATTATTCACACTACGTTTTGAGAATGCGATTGTTAATTGCAATGTAATTGTTTTCGGATTATTTAAAACGATGTGTTTGGATTGGAGTGTATGGCTGCAACTTTGTCtaattttactgttgttttttcgCAGTGCGCAATCAAAGTAAATGATCTTCGATGGTATAGTAGCCAC comes from the Acipenser ruthenus chromosome 13, fAciRut3.2 maternal haplotype, whole genome shotgun sequence genome and includes:
- the LOC117417954 gene encoding T-cell leukemia homeobox protein 1-like isoform X2 encodes the protein MRRVNQTMDHIGAHHIHQSHAEPISFGIDQILNSSDQGSCMISNSGLQDSDYGLGCVVSSAYNTMTGNYNTNNTVGYNNSACSMASLTGVYNVNMGMNMNGNNLNSAGVIRVPAHRPLGSIHQTMSTGLPTVPSMGSVNGMNNLTGLTFPWMESNRRYTKDRFTGHPYQNRTPPKKKKPRTSFTRLQICELEKRFHRQKYLASAERAALAKALKMTDAQVKTWFQNRRTKWRRQTAEEREAERQQANRILMQLQQEAFQKTLSQPVQADPICLHNTSLFALQNLQPWSDDTGKITSVTSVASACE
- the LOC117417954 gene encoding T-cell leukemia homeobox protein 1-like isoform X3: MRRVNQTMDHIGAHHIHQSHAEPISFGIDQILNSSDQGSCMISNSGLQDSDYGLGCVVSSAYNTMTGNYNTNNTVGYNNSACSMASLTGVYNVNMGMNMNGNNLNSAGVIRVPAHRPLGSIHQTMSTGLPTVPSMGSVNGMNNLTGLTFPWMESNRRYTKDRFTVALSPFTVTRRIGHPYQNRTPPKKKKPRTSFTRLQICELEKRFHRQKYLASAERAALAKALKMTDAQVKTWFQNRRTKWRQQSNPCCAMMHYTNPPPSLHYEGQNIVGDHKPATDCRGEGS
- the LOC117417954 gene encoding T-cell leukemia homeobox protein 1-like isoform X1; the encoded protein is MRRVNQTMDHIGAHHIHQSHAEPISFGIDQILNSSDQGSCMISNSGLQDSDYGLGCVVSSAYNTMTGNYNTNNTVGYNNSACSMASLTGVYNVNMGMNMNGNNLNSAGVIRVPAHRPLGSIHQTMSTGLPTVPSMGSVNGMNNLTGLTFPWMESNRRYTKDRFTVALSPFTVTRRIGHPYQNRTPPKKKKPRTSFTRLQICELEKRFHRQKYLASAERAALAKALKMTDAQVKTWFQNRRTKWRRQTAEEREAERQQANRILMQLQQEAFQKTLSQPVQADPICLHNTSLFALQNLQPWSDDTGKITSVTSVASACE